From Streptomyces durmitorensis, a single genomic window includes:
- the malQ gene encoding 4-alpha-glucanotransferase yields MHGVATSYSPSPDRTVPAADAAVIAALAALDVDASTPDAVRRALTSREAELAARLLPPTVVVWQGTPEAPPPWAGLPPGTRVWVETEWGERVEFPEIAPRGNRVGGRETSPRSGAQAEPREAPPLPLGVHRLRATTPDAQTATAHLIVAPHRLPPPREKSYGILVQLYSLLSRRSWGMGDLGDLAELAAWSGRALGAGFVQVNPLHAAVPKPQDGASDPSPYRPSSRRFPDPVHLRVEDIPEYAHLEGEARDLAAHLTRRAAALRESVLQQGQLIDRDTVWALKLKALELIREVPLGPGRRAAYNDFLAEHGEALEDHATWYALAERYGPDWHTWPAPLRDPASPRTARARRELMDRVDFHCRLAWLTDAQLAAAQRSARDAGMGIGLVHDLAVGVHPAGADAWAQQRHFAAGMSAGAPPDAFNARGQDWGLPPWRPDRLAESGYAPYRALLRALLRNAGAIRIDHVMGLFRLWWVPEGRAPTEGTYVRYDADAMLAVLALEAHRAGALVIGEDLGTVEPGVRETLQRHGVLGTSVLWFERDWTGTGRPLPPERWRADCLATATTHDLPSTAARITGEHVQLRDRLGLLARPAAFERAEAAADVAEWLALLSRLGMLPGGGGNEQEEIRAVHRFLLATPARMIGVWLPDAVGDRRPQNLPGTWDQYPNWRLPVADAEGRPVTLEELAASPRVHAFMDVFRTRGEPRTAPPGARPV; encoded by the coding sequence CTGCATGGCGTGGCGACTTCTTACTCCCCGTCCCCGGACCGAACGGTTCCGGCCGCCGACGCCGCGGTGATCGCGGCCCTGGCCGCCCTCGACGTGGACGCGAGCACCCCCGATGCGGTGCGGCGTGCCCTCACGTCCCGCGAGGCCGAGCTGGCCGCCCGCCTGCTGCCGCCGACGGTCGTGGTGTGGCAGGGGACCCCTGAGGCACCCCCGCCCTGGGCCGGGCTGCCGCCGGGGACGCGGGTGTGGGTGGAGACGGAGTGGGGGGAGCGGGTGGAGTTCCCGGAGATCGCGCCGCGGGGCAATCGGGTGGGTGGGAGGGAGACATCGCCGCGAAGCGGCGCACAGGCAGAGCCACGAGAGGCGCCGCCCCTGCCACTGGGCGTACACCGGCTCCGAGCCACGACCCCGGACGCCCAAACAGCCACCGCCCACTTAATAGTCGCCCCGCACCGCTTACCGCCCCCGCGCGAGAAATCGTACGGAATTCTCGTCCAGCTCTACTCCCTCCTCTCCCGCCGCTCCTGGGGCATGGGCGACCTCGGGGACCTCGCCGAGCTCGCCGCCTGGTCAGGGCGGGCTCTTGGCGCGGGATTCGTGCAGGTCAACCCTTTGCACGCAGCGGTCCCGAAGCCCCAGGACGGAGCGTCCGACCCCTCTCCGTACCGCCCGTCGTCGCGCCGCTTCCCCGACCCCGTCCACCTGCGGGTCGAGGACATTCCCGAGTACGCCCACCTGGAGGGCGAGGCCCGCGATCTGGCCGCGCATCTCACGCGCCGAGCCGCCGCGCTGCGCGAATCCGTCCTCCAGCAGGGCCAGTTGATCGACCGCGACACGGTCTGGGCGCTCAAGCTCAAGGCCCTGGAGCTGATCCGCGAGGTCCCGCTCGGACCCGGACGGCGCGCCGCCTACAACGACTTCCTCGCCGAGCACGGCGAAGCCCTTGAGGACCACGCCACTTGGTACGCGCTCGCCGAGCGGTACGGCCCCGACTGGCACACCTGGCCCGCGCCCCTGCGCGACCCCGCATCGCCCCGGACCGCCCGCGCCCGCCGCGAGTTGATGGATCGCGTGGACTTCCACTGCCGTCTCGCCTGGCTCACCGACGCCCAACTCGCCGCCGCGCAGCGCTCCGCGCGCGACGCCGGCATGGGCATCGGCCTCGTGCACGACCTCGCGGTCGGCGTGCACCCGGCGGGAGCCGACGCCTGGGCGCAGCAGCGGCACTTCGCCGCGGGCATGTCGGCGGGCGCCCCGCCGGACGCGTTCAACGCGCGCGGCCAGGACTGGGGCCTGCCGCCCTGGCGCCCCGACCGCCTGGCCGAGTCCGGGTACGCCCCCTACCGCGCCCTCCTGCGCGCACTGCTGCGCAACGCGGGCGCGATCCGCATCGACCACGTGATGGGGCTCTTCCGGCTCTGGTGGGTCCCGGAGGGCCGCGCGCCCACCGAGGGAACGTATGTCCGGTACGACGCCGATGCGATGCTCGCCGTCCTCGCCCTGGAGGCGCACCGCGCGGGCGCCCTCGTCATCGGCGAGGACCTCGGCACCGTGGAGCCGGGCGTCCGCGAGACCCTCCAGCGGCACGGCGTGCTCGGCACCTCCGTGCTCTGGTTCGAGCGGGACTGGACCGGCACGGGACGGCCGCTGCCGCCCGAGCGGTGGCGCGCGGACTGCCTGGCCACCGCCACCACCCACGACCTGCCGTCCACCGCGGCCCGCATCACCGGTGAGCACGTCCAACTCCGGGACAGGCTCGGCCTGCTCGCCCGCCCCGCGGCCTTCGAGCGGGCCGAGGCGGCGGCCGATGTGGCGGAGTGGCTCGCGCTGCTCTCCCGCCTCGGGATGCTGCCCGGCGGCGGTGGCAACGAGCAGGAGGAGATCCGCGCCGTCCACCGCTTCCTGCTCGCCACCCCGGCCCGCATGATCGGCGTATGGCTGCCGGACGCGGTCGGCGACCGCCGCCCGCAGAACCTCCCCGGCACCTGGGACCAGTACCCCAACTGGCGGCTGCCGGTCGCCGACGCCGAAGGCCGCCCCGTCACCCTGGAGGAACTCGCCGCCTCACCCCGCGTGCACGCGTTCATGGACGTGTTCCGCACCCGCGGGGAGCCCCGTACGGCACCCCCGGGCGCGCGGCCCGTTTAG